A genomic stretch from Deltaproteobacteria bacterium includes:
- a CDS encoding DUF4236 domain-containing protein, giving the protein MAFRFWRRVKIAPGVTMNLSKAGGSLSFGPRGAKFTVGSRGKRATVGIPGTGLFYTSTFTGGRSGGGKNASYVAPAVPKVSAESRLTLGFFKRFITPDDEEVLVDGCRELVLGDEDKALEHLEQAAHLADGAYLAGFMALRYERALVYEEMGQRKRARKEFEKLYADDPDYGDVAARLGL; this is encoded by the coding sequence ATGGCTTTTCGTTTCTGGAGAAGAGTAAAGATCGCACCGGGGGTGACCATGAACCTGAGCAAAGCGGGTGGGTCCCTCTCGTTCGGGCCACGCGGCGCGAAGTTCACCGTCGGGTCCCGCGGCAAGCGGGCCACGGTGGGTATTCCGGGAACGGGGCTCTTTTACACCTCGACTTTTACAGGCGGGAGGTCAGGCGGAGGAAAAAACGCATCCTACGTCGCTCCGGCCGTCCCAAAGGTCAGCGCGGAAAGCCGCCTGACCCTTGGCTTCTTCAAACGGTTCATCACACCGGACGACGAGGAAGTCCTGGTGGACGGTTGCCGGGAGTTGGTCCTGGGGGATGAAGACAAGGCGCTTGAGCACCTCGAACAGGCGGCCCACCTGGCCGACGGAGCGTACCTCGCCGGCTTTATGGCGCTCAGGTACGAACGGGCCCTCGTGTACGAGGAGATGGGTCAGCGCAAACGGGCGCGAAAGGAATTCGAGAAGCTTTACGCCGATGACCCCGACTATGGGGACGTGGCCGCCCGGTTGGGGCTGTAG
- a CDS encoding Fic family protein, whose protein sequence is MAPAYYHEGGFPPEKLEWEHLIPLIGPASAAVARYDGILSAVPNASVLLSPLTTREAVLSSRIEGTQATMGEVLEYEAGGDSDKLSPERTADIHEILNYRQAMRTSESMLKDLPLCQRIVKESHRILLTGVRGHGRSPGEYRKTPNWIGPPGCSIEEARFVPISADKLPKAMSSWEKYLHADAPDRLIQLAIIHAEFEALHPFLDGNGRLGRMLVPLFMYQAEMISSPMFYISAYLEAHRDEYYERLMRVSSESAWTDWCIFFLKAIREQANENQRKAGDILNLYEQMKSKFVDLTHSQYAILALDWIFERPIFKSTDFVRSAGIPKPTAFRILSVLKKNGILKDIRQAKGRTAAIFMYTELLNIADGYDAF, encoded by the coding sequence ATGGCGCCTGCTTATTATCATGAAGGCGGATTCCCCCCTGAAAAACTTGAATGGGAGCATCTGATTCCCCTGATCGGGCCGGCCAGCGCTGCCGTAGCCCGGTACGATGGGATATTGTCGGCTGTTCCCAATGCCTCCGTATTGCTCAGCCCGTTGACGACCCGGGAAGCGGTTCTCTCCTCCCGCATTGAAGGGACCCAGGCAACCATGGGAGAAGTTCTGGAATATGAAGCCGGAGGCGACTCGGATAAACTGTCTCCGGAACGCACAGCCGACATCCACGAAATTCTGAACTATCGCCAGGCCATGCGGACTTCCGAAAGCATGTTGAAAGATCTTCCCCTTTGTCAGCGAATAGTTAAAGAGTCACATCGGATTTTATTGACCGGTGTGAGGGGTCATGGAAGATCCCCGGGCGAATACCGCAAAACGCCCAACTGGATCGGGCCCCCCGGATGCTCCATCGAAGAGGCGCGGTTTGTGCCGATTTCCGCAGATAAACTACCGAAGGCCATGAGTTCCTGGGAAAAATACCTGCATGCGGATGCGCCGGACCGCCTGATACAACTTGCCATTATCCATGCCGAGTTCGAGGCATTGCATCCTTTTCTGGATGGCAATGGCCGGCTGGGGCGCATGCTGGTTCCGCTTTTTATGTACCAGGCGGAAATGATCAGCAGCCCCATGTTCTATATCAGTGCGTATCTGGAAGCCCACCGTGATGAATATTACGAACGGCTGATGCGAGTATCAAGTGAAAGTGCCTGGACAGACTGGTGCATTTTTTTTCTGAAGGCTATACGGGAACAGGCCAACGAAAACCAGCGTAAGGCCGGGGATATTTTGAACCTTTATGAGCAGATGAAATCGAAATTTGTGGATCTGACCCATTCCCAATATGCCATTCTCGCCCTGGACTGGATATTCGAGCGGCCTATTTTTAAAAGTACAGATTTTGTTCGGTCGGCAGGCATTCCGAAACCAACTGCATTCAGGATTCTCAGTGTATTGAAAAAAAATGGCATATTGAAAGACATCCGCCAGGCAAAGGGAAGAACTGCGGCAATATTCATGTATACTGAATTGTTAAACATAGCAGATGGATACGATGCATTTTGA
- a CDS encoding peptidoglycan DD-metalloendopeptidase family protein, translating into MIRRPFLSSISLSALSAFLLFAWIMPANVAGRDTKGSIEKSRKELQAVERKKDTAKEKVRQSKNREKTILGELEALDRDIGDKKRRVGLLRRKERKLRADIARAEENLRSIAKKREAAKNRLLARSIALYKAGNVSYLKVVLGSSGIDDLTRRLYYLRRVSAYDSNLFHRAADLYHQGQQEENRLLEEKKRLAGTRRDLESDLSVLSRKKRSRGILLASVRNDRKKYSRLISELEASSKRLIKLIEALNQQAETGESAFPMLKGALKRPVSGKIMVGFGKNRNAKFNTFTLSRGITIRSSEGTPVRTVFKGKTLFADWFRGYGRIIILDHGGGYYTLYGHLSAINVKIGQEVDTDEVIGLAGESGSLEGPALYFEIRHHGKPVDPMPWFSGG; encoded by the coding sequence ATGATTCGGCGGCCTTTCCTCTCTTCAATCTCTTTGTCCGCCCTATCAGCCTTTCTCCTGTTCGCCTGGATCATGCCTGCCAACGTCGCCGGAAGGGACACCAAAGGGTCAATCGAGAAGAGCAGGAAGGAACTTCAGGCAGTTGAGAGGAAGAAGGATACCGCGAAGGAGAAAGTGCGGCAATCGAAGAACAGGGAGAAGACAATTCTCGGAGAGCTGGAGGCGTTGGACCGGGATATCGGGGACAAGAAGAGAAGAGTCGGTCTTCTTCGGCGGAAGGAACGGAAATTACGCGCCGACATCGCTCGGGCGGAAGAGAACCTGAGGTCCATAGCCAAAAAACGGGAGGCGGCAAAAAACCGGCTTCTGGCAAGATCCATCGCTCTTTACAAAGCAGGTAATGTAAGCTATTTAAAGGTGGTTTTAGGCTCCAGCGGGATTGATGATCTGACACGCCGGCTGTACTACCTGAGAAGGGTTTCAGCGTACGATTCCAATCTTTTCCATCGCGCGGCCGATCTCTATCATCAGGGGCAACAGGAGGAGAACCGACTCCTCGAGGAAAAGAAACGCCTGGCCGGCACGCGCCGGGACCTGGAATCCGATCTTTCGGTTCTTTCTCGAAAAAAGCGGTCCAGGGGTATCCTTCTGGCGTCTGTGAGGAATGACAGGAAAAAATATTCCCGCCTTATCAGTGAATTGGAGGCATCTTCCAAACGGCTCATTAAACTCATAGAGGCTCTCAACCAGCAGGCCGAGACCGGTGAATCCGCCTTTCCAATGCTCAAAGGCGCTCTGAAGCGTCCCGTCTCGGGCAAAATCATGGTGGGTTTTGGAAAGAACAGGAACGCCAAATTCAACACCTTCACTCTGTCGAGGGGAATCACCATCCGCTCGTCGGAAGGAACGCCCGTAAGGACCGTCTTCAAGGGGAAAACACTTTTTGCGGACTGGTTCCGGGGATACGGCAGGATCATCATCCTGGATCACGGGGGGGGCTATTACACCCTCTACGGCCACCTTTCGGCCATCAACGTGAAGATCGGCCAGGAGGTTGACACTGATGAGGTAATCGGCCTCGCCGGAGAGAGCGGTTCCCTGGAAGGTCCCGCCCTCTATTTTGAGATCAGGCACCACGGGAAACCGGTGGATCCCATGCCATGGTTTTCCGGTGGATGA
- the ftsE gene encoding cell division ATP-binding protein FtsE, with the protein MIQLFHVSKYYQKDVPALHEMNLHVPKGDFVFITGPSGAGKSTLLKLIFAEERPTNGQILVHGRNIARLPNSKIPMLRREIGVVFQDFKLLPNRNVFENVSLALEVLGIPRREISRRVWLVLKRLGVHHKMRANPLTLSGGEQQRVAIARALVNEPLILIADEPTGSLDNEASRHIMDIFSDVNARGTTVIVATHNIDMVKNMSRDAIHLENGSIARGGAP; encoded by the coding sequence ATGATTCAGCTATTTCACGTCAGCAAATATTACCAGAAAGACGTGCCCGCTCTGCACGAGATGAACCTCCACGTTCCCAAGGGCGATTTCGTTTTCATTACCGGTCCAAGCGGGGCGGGGAAAAGCACACTCCTGAAACTCATTTTCGCCGAAGAAAGGCCGACAAACGGGCAGATACTTGTCCATGGCCGCAATATCGCGCGGCTGCCTAATTCGAAGATCCCGATGTTGAGAAGAGAGATCGGCGTGGTATTTCAGGATTTCAAACTTCTGCCCAACCGTAATGTTTTTGAAAACGTCTCCCTGGCTCTGGAGGTGCTTGGTATCCCCAGGCGAGAGATCAGCCGACGGGTATGGCTCGTCCTCAAGCGTCTTGGTGTCCACCACAAGATGAGGGCGAATCCGTTGACCCTTTCAGGAGGGGAACAACAGCGGGTGGCCATCGCCCGGGCCCTGGTCAACGAACCCCTTATCCTCATCGCCGATGAGCCTACCGGAAGCCTGGATAACGAGGCCTCCCGGCATATCATGGATATTTTTTCCGACGTGAACGCCCGGGGGACCACCGTTATCGTAGCGACCCATAATATTGATATGGTCAAGAACATGAGCAGGGACGCCATTCATCTGGAAAATGGAAGCATTGCGCGGGGAGGGGCACCCTGA
- a CDS encoding LysR family transcriptional regulator gives MTFDLRQIRALSAVARYGGFSKASREVEISQPTLSTHIQNLERELGVKLLDRAGRTVTLTPAGAIFVDYADRILSLCGQASQAVSAFMGEIRGEVGIASSTVPGEYLLPRILTIFSRRFPEVQVNLAVGDSQSVMEQVLSGRSAFGLAGTQASHPSLHSSLFREDRIILVAGPDLVEKNGIPPVIDKVGLQRMPLIRRESGSGTQMAVDAALKDSDIKPEKLRWIATLGSTRSVLEGTLTGMGGAFLSRMTVEKELVSGELIEMHTPWLEVRRGFFIVTHRSRSLLPAAQCLLESLTGSSR, from the coding sequence TTGACTTTTGACCTTCGACAGATACGCGCACTGAGCGCTGTTGCGAGATACGGCGGTTTTTCAAAGGCATCCAGGGAGGTGGAGATAAGCCAGCCGACCTTAAGCACGCACATCCAGAATCTGGAAAGAGAGTTGGGCGTCAAGCTATTGGACAGGGCCGGCAGAACGGTCACCCTGACGCCCGCGGGCGCTATTTTCGTCGATTACGCCGACAGGATTCTGAGCCTTTGCGGGCAGGCGAGTCAGGCCGTCAGCGCCTTCATGGGAGAGATCAGAGGTGAGGTGGGGATTGCCTCCAGCACGGTGCCCGGGGAGTACCTTCTTCCACGTATCCTGACCATTTTCAGCCGACGTTTTCCAGAGGTCCAGGTCAATCTTGCCGTCGGCGATTCGCAGTCCGTAATGGAACAGGTCCTCAGCGGCAGGTCCGCCTTCGGCCTCGCAGGGACCCAAGCCTCACATCCATCCCTTCATTCAAGCCTTTTCAGGGAGGACAGGATCATCCTCGTGGCCGGACCCGATCTTGTCGAGAAGAACGGTATTCCTCCGGTTATTGACAAGGTGGGTCTCCAGCGCATGCCGCTCATACGAAGGGAATCCGGCTCAGGGACCCAGATGGCGGTGGATGCAGCGTTAAAGGATTCGGATATCAAGCCTGAAAAGCTTCGTTGGATCGCCACGCTGGGCAGTACCAGGTCCGTACTCGAGGGAACCCTCACCGGGATGGGGGGGGCCTTTCTTTCCCGTATGACAGTTGAGAAAGAGCTGGTATCGGGAGAGCTCATCGAGATGCACACCCCGTGGCTGGAGGTGCGGCGTGGGTTTTTTATTGTAACCCATCGATCAAGGAGCCTTCTCCCGGCCGCCCAATGCCTTCTGGAGAGTCTGACCGGGTCGTCCCGCTGA
- a CDS encoding ABC transporter permease: protein MSSLFRAIANLRQSWVSSAITTGIIAISLLMVGSYLLLDHNLNGVLKQWKKDVQITIYLRDGFSASDVNALIDRVTGFPEMESVTYVTKEQALKEFKSMLGGEKNLLEGLGEQPLPASLRLTPRSEYRNVEGVRSILSRIGDDPLVEEIAYGKEWLQRLEKVMEVINLIAAILGGIICLAAIFIISNTIKLTVLARKEELEIMRLVGATEGFIRTPFLIEGLMQGLAGSAISIGLLVILYQVLVARIDSTVFQILGIASLRFLPPVAVIAILVGGMALGGVGSLASVGRFSR, encoded by the coding sequence GTGTCTTCCCTTTTCAGGGCCATAGCCAACCTCAGGCAAAGCTGGGTCAGCAGCGCGATAACCACCGGCATAATCGCGATAAGCCTCCTGATGGTCGGCAGCTACCTCCTTTTGGACCACAATCTCAACGGCGTCCTTAAACAGTGGAAGAAGGATGTCCAGATAACCATCTATCTGAGGGACGGCTTCAGCGCTTCGGATGTGAACGCCCTGATCGACAGGGTGACGGGGTTTCCTGAGATGGAATCGGTAACCTACGTCACCAAAGAGCAGGCATTAAAGGAGTTTAAATCCATGCTCGGAGGGGAGAAAAATCTCCTTGAGGGCCTGGGCGAACAGCCTCTTCCAGCCAGCCTGCGTTTAACGCCGCGCAGCGAATACCGAAACGTGGAGGGGGTCCGTTCCATACTCTCCAGGATCGGGGACGATCCATTGGTAGAGGAGATCGCTTACGGAAAGGAGTGGCTGCAGCGTCTGGAAAAGGTCATGGAAGTGATCAATCTCATCGCCGCGATCCTGGGCGGCATCATCTGCCTGGCGGCTATTTTTATCATTTCCAATACCATCAAACTGACGGTTCTGGCCAGGAAAGAGGAACTGGAGATCATGCGGCTCGTCGGCGCCACGGAGGGGTTCATCCGCACCCCGTTCCTCATAGAGGGGCTGATGCAGGGTCTCGCCGGTTCCGCCATTTCCATCGGGCTTCTTGTAATTTTATACCAGGTTCTTGTCGCCAGGATCGACTCAACGGTTTTTCAGATCCTTGGAATCGCCTCTCTACGTTTTCTCCCTCCTGTGGCCGTCATCGCCATCCTTGTTGGAGGCATGGCGTTGGGAGGGGTGGGAAGCCTGGCCTCCGTAGGGAGATTTTCCAGATGA
- a CDS encoding pyridoxal phosphate-dependent aminotransferase, which yields MSREPSKRSQKLPPFIVMDVLEHAQELERTGRSIIHMEVGEPDLDTPSCIREAAIRALRDGETHYTHSLGLIKLREAICEHYDRRYGVSVGPDQIVVTSGTSPGLFLVFAALLEPGDEVVMTDPHYACYPNFVSFLGGSPVFTTVTAQGGYQLDLEDLGRKLGSRTQAILINSPGNPTGAVMPPETLAKVASLGPLVISDEIYHGLVYGDREHSILEYTSEAFVLNGFSKLYAMTGWRLGYVIVPKRFVRPMQKIQQNFFISAGSFVQWAGIAALKEGGEDARRMVETYGERRNLLLKGLKEIGFQIPVDPQGAFYVLVDTRHLGDDSYHLAFDILDRAGVAVTPGIDFGAAAEGHLRFSYTNSLENLRKGLDRLEDYVRGRDI from the coding sequence ATGTCCCGTGAACCATCGAAACGGTCCCAGAAGCTGCCGCCGTTTATCGTGATGGATGTCCTTGAACACGCCCAGGAGCTCGAGCGTACCGGGCGTTCCATTATCCATATGGAGGTGGGTGAACCGGACCTCGATACGCCCTCGTGCATAAGGGAAGCCGCGATTAGGGCCCTCAGGGACGGAGAGACGCACTATACCCACAGCCTCGGCCTGATCAAACTCAGGGAGGCCATCTGCGAGCACTACGATCGCCGGTATGGCGTTTCCGTCGGTCCGGACCAGATTGTTGTCACATCCGGCACCTCTCCCGGCCTTTTTCTGGTCTTCGCGGCGCTTCTGGAACCTGGAGACGAGGTTGTGATGACGGATCCTCACTACGCCTGTTATCCAAACTTCGTGTCTTTCCTCGGCGGCAGCCCCGTGTTTACCACCGTGACGGCGCAGGGCGGTTACCAGTTGGACCTTGAAGATCTGGGCCGTAAACTTGGTTCAAGAACCCAGGCCATCCTTATCAATTCACCTGGAAATCCCACCGGGGCCGTCATGCCCCCGGAAACCCTTGCGAAGGTAGCTTCCTTGGGACCGCTGGTGATATCTGACGAGATCTACCATGGCCTGGTATATGGAGACAGGGAACACTCCATCCTGGAGTACACGTCGGAGGCCTTTGTCCTCAACGGTTTTTCCAAACTCTATGCCATGACGGGGTGGCGCCTGGGCTACGTCATCGTCCCGAAACGGTTCGTGCGGCCCATGCAGAAGATTCAGCAGAATTTTTTTATTTCCGCGGGCTCCTTTGTCCAGTGGGCCGGTATCGCGGCCTTGAAGGAGGGAGGAGAGGACGCCCGACGGATGGTTGAAACATATGGAGAGCGGAGAAACCTGTTGCTGAAGGGCCTGAAGGAGATAGGTTTCCAGATCCCTGTCGATCCACAGGGGGCGTTCTACGTCCTCGTCGATACCCGCCATCTTGGTGATGACTCCTACCACCTGGCTTTTGATATACTAGACAGGGCCGGGGTGGCTGTAACACCGGGCATCGATTTCGGAGCTGCGGCGGAGGGACACCTCAGGTTTTCCTACACCAACAGCCTGGAAAATCTCAGGAAGGGACTGGACCGCCTGGAAGATTATGTGAGGGGGAGGGATATATGA
- a CDS encoding S41 family peptidase, translating into MKRFRWGKIGILVTLLFLFGILIGDRHPVADVQAFAGTGGSSTYDQIKIFSQAFSIVQQNYVDVPDSKKMVRGAIKGMLRTLDPHSSFMDPDMYKEMQIDTTGEFQGVGITIGIRENILTVIAPIDDTPAFRAGILAGDKIVKIEGKPTKDMSLMEAVKLMRGPKGTKVTITIAREGVDKPIDFTITRDVIPLISVKTKEIDDGIGYIRITQFQKKTKDEFDAALRKIRKGKKDSFKGLIIDLRNNPGGLLMSAIDIANRFIGSGPIVSTKGRLKNQNYSYNAQKKGTEPDYPIVVLVNGGSASASEIVAGALQDDKRAIIIGTTTFGKGSVQTIYRLGDGAGMRVTTAKYYTPSGRSIQNTGIEPDIVVENRSGKPEGHIREKDLAGHLDNEQLKGKKEPSKGDESASHINMIPNNPKDDDQLMRAVDLLKGLNLFRNKQSAGIQGTSE; encoded by the coding sequence ATGAAGCGCTTTCGCTGGGGAAAAATCGGGATTCTGGTCACTCTGCTTTTCCTGTTCGGCATATTGATAGGCGACCGCCACCCGGTTGCAGACGTTCAGGCCTTTGCCGGAACCGGTGGATCATCCACCTACGACCAGATCAAGATCTTCTCTCAGGCCTTTTCTATCGTCCAGCAGAACTATGTGGACGTCCCTGACAGCAAGAAGATGGTGCGTGGGGCCATCAAGGGTATGCTGCGCACTCTTGATCCACACAGTTCATTCATGGATCCGGACATGTACAAGGAGATGCAGATCGACACCACCGGTGAGTTTCAGGGGGTCGGCATCACCATCGGAATCCGGGAAAACATCCTGACCGTGATAGCCCCCATTGATGATACCCCCGCGTTCAGGGCTGGAATCCTGGCCGGGGACAAGATTGTCAAGATCGAGGGCAAACCTACAAAAGATATGTCCCTCATGGAGGCGGTAAAACTCATGAGGGGGCCCAAGGGAACGAAGGTCACCATCACCATCGCCCGCGAGGGTGTAGACAAGCCCATTGATTTTACCATTACCAGGGATGTCATCCCCCTTATCAGCGTCAAGACAAAAGAAATCGATGACGGCATAGGGTACATCCGGATCACCCAGTTTCAAAAGAAGACCAAGGATGAATTCGACGCGGCCCTGCGGAAGATCCGGAAGGGCAAAAAGGATTCCTTCAAGGGGCTTATCATAGACCTCAGGAACAATCCCGGCGGCCTCCTGATGTCTGCCATAGACATTGCCAACAGGTTCATCGGCTCCGGGCCCATTGTCTCCACAAAAGGACGCTTGAAGAACCAGAACTATTCCTATAATGCCCAGAAGAAGGGAACGGAGCCGGATTATCCCATCGTAGTTCTGGTAAACGGCGGTTCCGCGAGCGCCTCCGAGATCGTCGCGGGCGCCCTGCAGGATGATAAAAGAGCAATCATAATCGGGACGACAACCTTCGGAAAGGGGTCTGTGCAGACTATCTACCGACTTGGTGATGGAGCGGGCATGAGGGTCACGACCGCCAAATACTACACTCCCAGCGGACGTTCCATTCAGAATACGGGTATTGAACCTGATATTGTCGTCGAAAACCGTTCAGGGAAGCCCGAAGGCCACATCAGGGAAAAGGATCTCGCCGGACATCTTGATAACGAACAGTTAAAGGGGAAAAAGGAACCATCGAAGGGAGATGAATCCGCTTCTCACATAAACATGATCCCAAACAACCCCAAGGACGATGATCAGCTTATGAGAGCTGTAGACCTTCTGAAAGGCCTGAACCTTTTCAGGAACAAACAATCGGCTGGAATTCAGGGAACATCGGAGTAA
- a CDS encoding dihydropteroate synthase, translating into MAYSFHERLKEKTLLCDGAMGTMLQSSALQVGQCPEVLNIQNPQTVSAVHRAYIEAGADIIETNTFGGNRIKLSSFGIDDQTEKVNARAVRIALEAAAGRALVGASIGPTGRFLNPVGDLDFSEAFDVFRQQADALIEAGADLILLETFTDIKELRAAVIAVRSLCQIPIVAMMTFEPVGKTLLGTSPEAAAVTLDALGVDAVGSNCGLGPEGILDILRRMASTTELPLASIPNAGMPKLVDGNTIFPATPDQTADTVEELLGIGTGIIGGCCGTTPAHISKLREKLDRSAPRAPRTLTDPKATRLSCRQSVLFLGGNSPIRAIGERLNPTGRKALAQAVKDGRMDLYRDEAHAQVEAGVNLLDINVGVPGVDEAAAMHEAVLVVQQSSRVPLSLDSPRPEVIESGLKAADGKVLINSVTGDSESLKKVLPLAVRYGTAVLGLTLDERGIPSRASDRVAIARRILREAVKAGMNPADVVIDCLTLSAGAEQESVFETIKALRMIHDELGLNTILGISNVSFGLPARENLNAAFLAMAASAGLSAAIINPFHKTSMAIMGASRVILNQDSQAREYIRIYSGHDGGAAISRQEEGTSPEEKLSKSIIHGDPDQARKLSRELLEGGALPMEIGEGILIPAMSEVGARFASNEYFLPQVIMSSRAMKAAFEPIKEKLKGEGLPARGRILMATVEGDIHDIGKNIVITLLENHGYEVFDLGKNVSAEKIVRTAKEEKVDAVGLSALMTTTMAKMKEAVHALKTTGIDFPVLIGGAAVTEDFAKEIEADAYAGDATAAVGIFQRLLDERKKR; encoded by the coding sequence ATGGCATATTCATTCCATGAAAGGCTCAAGGAGAAGACCCTGCTCTGTGACGGGGCCATGGGGACCATGCTGCAGTCCTCGGCCCTTCAGGTGGGACAGTGCCCCGAGGTTCTCAACATCCAGAACCCTCAGACCGTTTCCGCCGTTCACCGTGCCTACATCGAGGCCGGCGCGGACATTATCGAAACAAACACCTTCGGCGGAAACCGGATCAAGCTTTCCTCGTTTGGAATCGACGACCAGACTGAGAAGGTCAACGCCCGGGCTGTAAGGATCGCCCTGGAGGCGGCGGCCGGTCGGGCACTGGTGGGCGCGAGCATCGGCCCCACGGGGAGATTTCTCAACCCGGTCGGCGACCTGGATTTTTCCGAGGCTTTCGATGTTTTTCGTCAGCAGGCCGACGCGCTCATCGAGGCCGGGGCCGACCTGATCCTCCTTGAGACCTTTACCGATATCAAGGAGCTGCGGGCCGCCGTCATCGCCGTCCGTTCCCTTTGCCAAATCCCCATCGTCGCCATGATGACCTTTGAACCTGTCGGGAAGACCCTCCTGGGGACATCCCCCGAAGCGGCCGCGGTGACTCTGGATGCTCTCGGAGTGGACGCGGTAGGTTCCAACTGCGGCCTGGGCCCCGAGGGGATTCTTGACATCCTTCGCCGCATGGCTTCGACAACGGAGCTGCCCCTGGCCTCCATTCCCAACGCCGGCATGCCCAAACTGGTGGATGGGAATACGATTTTCCCGGCAACACCGGACCAGACGGCGGATACCGTTGAAGAGCTGCTGGGGATCGGCACGGGAATTATCGGGGGGTGCTGCGGAACCACGCCGGCGCATATTTCGAAACTGCGCGAGAAACTCGACCGGTCCGCTCCCCGGGCTCCCAGAACTCTGACCGACCCGAAAGCGACCAGGCTTTCCTGTCGTCAATCCGTCCTCTTTCTGGGGGGCAACAGCCCGATTCGGGCCATTGGAGAGCGGCTCAATCCCACAGGTAGAAAGGCCCTCGCGCAGGCCGTCAAGGACGGAAGAATGGATCTTTACCGCGATGAGGCGCATGCTCAGGTCGAGGCGGGGGTCAACCTCCTGGATATCAACGTCGGGGTTCCCGGCGTAGATGAGGCCGCCGCAATGCACGAGGCGGTCCTCGTCGTTCAGCAGTCCTCCCGCGTTCCCCTGAGCCTGGATTCCCCGCGCCCCGAGGTAATCGAGTCGGGGCTGAAAGCCGCTGACGGAAAGGTCCTCATCAATTCGGTCACCGGGGATTCCGAAAGTCTTAAAAAGGTCCTTCCACTGGCGGTGCGGTACGGAACAGCCGTCCTGGGTCTTACACTCGATGAAAGGGGAATCCCTTCCAGGGCGTCAGACCGCGTGGCCATTGCCCGACGAATACTCCGCGAGGCCGTCAAGGCGGGAATGAATCCCGCCGACGTTGTCATCGACTGTCTGACGCTTTCCGCCGGGGCGGAGCAGGAATCGGTGTTCGAGACCATCAAGGCCCTGAGAATGATCCACGATGAGCTGGGACTAAACACCATTTTAGGGATCAGCAACGTGTCGTTCGGGCTGCCGGCCAGGGAAAACCTTAACGCGGCCTTCCTCGCAATGGCCGCGTCGGCAGGCCTTTCGGCCGCCATCATCAATCCTTTCCACAAAACATCCATGGCAATCATGGGCGCCTCACGGGTCATCCTGAACCAGGATTCCCAGGCCAGGGAATATATCCGGATTTATTCCGGACATGACGGGGGGGCGGCCATATCCCGGCAGGAGGAGGGTACCTCCCCCGAGGAGAAGCTTTCAAAATCCATTATTCATGGGGACCCCGACCAGGCGCGCAAGCTGTCCCGGGAACTTCTCGAGGGGGGAGCTCTTCCCATGGAGATTGGTGAAGGCATTCTTATCCCGGCCATGTCCGAGGTGGGTGCCAGGTTCGCCTCCAATGAGTATTTTCTGCCCCAGGTCATCATGTCGTCCAGGGCGATGAAAGCCGCCTTTGAACCGATCAAGGAAAAGCTCAAAGGCGAGGGTCTGCCGGCACGCGGACGTATCCTTATGGCCACGGTCGAGGGCGACATCCATGACATAGGTAAAAACATAGTCATTACCCTCCTGGAAAACCACGGCTATGAGGTCTTTGACCTTGGGAAAAACGTTTCCGCGGAGAAGATTGTCCGGACGGCCAAAGAGGAAAAGGTCGACGCTGTCGGGCTCTCGGCCCTCATGACAACCACCATGGCCAAGATGAAAGAGGCCGTCCATGCTCTGAAAACGACGGGAATCGATTTTCCCGTGTTGATCGGAGGCGCCGCGGTGACCGAGGATTTCGCAAAGGAGATCGAAGCGGACGCGTACGCCGGGGACGCCACGGCGGCGGTGGGCATTTTCCAGCGCCTTCTCGATGAAAGGAAAAAACGGTGA